The Coccidioides posadasii str. Silveira chromosome 2, complete sequence genomic interval CCCAAGGCGAAACGATTTAAGACCAGCTCAAGCTCCTTCGATCCAGATCTCAATCTTGTCTCCACTTTTTCCCTTCTTGGGTAGACCAGGTCTCGATGTGCAGTGAAGATGTGGTGTCATACTCGCCACTCAACATCGACCGGCTGTAGTAATTGCGTTGACACACGCCGCTCCCACACCTAATGATGCCAGGGTGGTTTTCGCTGATTATGATTCGTCCTAAGCATTCAGGTGATTGTCTATGTATAGTACTTTATGCATGAATAACGGTTTGAGGATGCGGGAGCCGATCGGTGGTTTTATCCCGGGAGCGAACAGAAGCTTTCCTCCCGGGTGACGAAACGTTGTCGATCACAGAGTGGAGTTAGCGTGTTCGCGAATTCATACACCCcacggagcacggagtagtCCGTCCTTCGTATCAAATTTTACAAGGCCGAGATGGAGCGACAAACTCCCTAACCAGACGTTGCTGTAACTCCCTTGCTTTTGTCCTACGACATGACCAACCTACGCCCACAGCCATGAAGTACGGGGGTATTACTACGCGCATATTAGCCACAAGCTATGTATCAGCGGAGCTGGTTCAGCTCGAAGGGATCGATTAGCACACCACATGGAACGAAGTACGAGCCAGTTCTGCAAGCTTCTTGTCGATCCCCCAAATATTCTGACGCGTCCTGCACCCAAATTTCAAAAGATGACTTTTTCCATCAAGGTGgatattaatatatttaacagagtacggagtactgtcTTCCTTCCGCCGTATTTAATGTGATACAACAGAGAGCTTATATCACACCTTGTGCGGGATGGCGTGACCCCgccgacgacgatgatgatgatgattcATGATCAGCAGATGAGCCCACAGCGGTGGTCTCAGCGGTTGTTTCTCCCGCCTTCTGGATGCTCATGTCGATCACGGCTCCATTGGTTGGAGGCGATATCTCCCTTGAACCCACAGCCGGCGCAGGCGTAGAATTTCTCCGTAACCCCTATTTTCCCGGAGGGAAGGGATTGCTCTGGCACTCGACTCATCAAAGACGTCGGTGGCGCTCTAAATTACCCCAGAAAACCCTACAAACGTGCCCTAAACATAGGCCAATACGCAGCGATTCCGCAGGAGGTCGACGATGCTCCGAAGGTTGATCGATATACCCCGGGTTGACCTACTCCACGGAGTAGGGCTTCAGTAGATTTCGCCTTCCGGTAAATAGGGGGATGCCCATCCGGGTTAGGTGACCGGCGCGTCGCCGCATCAGGCTGGAAAATAGGCCCTTCTTTCCCTCTCGCTACTTTAGCGAGTTCTGTGTAGCCTCGCCTGGACTATGCTGTGCCGCGGAACTGCTTTATGTTTGACGATCCCAGTGTCTTGAATGCTATTTTCAAGCCGAGTGGTGCCCGTACATTTGCAACGAAACATTAATTCATTGCGAAGATTAGACACAAGAGAGCTCGTGAACATTATCGGGGTTTCATCCTGTGATTTTGCGAATCTCATCCCCTATCTGCCACCAGTCACGACATTGGAACGGTAGAGGGGGTTACGCACTGGGTTCAAGAGAGGGAATGAGTGAAATTGGAAATAGTGCGTACTCGGTGCGCATGATCTGCGACTCGCGCCAAAGCTCTGGTGGACTGAGCTGGAAAGCTGGATTAAAAAGGAGATCGGAGTGACTCTCAATCATTTGTGTTTATCTTCCCTCAAAAAGTGCTCTTCCGCATTTCATACGCAAGCAGACTGCGGGAAAGATCATAGTGTCACCCTGATGTAAATCACCATGAGTGAACTTGATCACTCCATCACCCAGCAAGAACTCTTGATAGAGATTTTGGTACTATAATGAATCAGGGAGGTACCACTGAGGCAATGTGGAAAACCAGTCATTAATCTATTGATAGTCTTGAACGGCCTAGCTAATGGCATGGAATTTAAGTTTCGAGGGCATTTTTTCGAGAGGCTTGTTTGGCTCTGCACAGATAGGGATGATGGGTAGGTCCACGGGTACTTGTAACCCATACTCCGTGCTAGTTATTGATATTAGGCCTGGCTTAGTTAGTTTAGTCATCTCTTATTAGAAGaaaaaatttttattttgccAGTGAATTGATTCTATCAGCGTGGAGTtacgaagtactccgtacagactATAGTAGACTATAGGGAGCAGTCTGTCAAAATTCGTTCATCACTGGTTAAGTGAAAATGCCACATATAGGATTTTATTCCAACACAGTTAATGGATGTATGTTGTTTATTATTTCGGTATAGTCTATTTACAAACTCATAGCAACATGCTATCTACAGTGTCCGAAATGTACTGTACATCATAGTGGCCATCCATCTGCAACATGACAAACTCAAGTGAGAATGATGACAGCCAACACTGCGCACTGCTCGTTCCCGGACATCCCATGGTATTATCTTTCCGATGCGGTCTCTCAGATGAATCTCCGTTGTTCCATTATTGTGCTGGTTATCTGTCAGCTTTCAACGGGCCACCATTCTCCGTGGCCGCGGAAAGGTCCAATGTAGCATCATCCTCGACAGGATCACGCAGCGATATGCAGATATATAGAGCAAGCAGCTTGCTCGCCGCAGTCACACAAAGCTGAATAGCAACCCACACAAAAAGCTCCAGGACTGTCACGGCCATGATTGAGGTGTATATCAGCGTCCCAGCAGTGTAGTAAATCGCCCACGAGAGCTGCACAGGCCATGCCTCGTCAACACCCTGCACTGCAGAAGGCCTGCCCGTTTTGGTTTGCCCGTTTACATCCTTCCGCCGGCGCCAGCTTTCAAACAAAGTATGCACAATCGCCGGAAGAACGCCGGTAATGCACCAAGTCACCGCGAAAACTGGATAGGTACAGCCCAGCGCGCTGCCCTTTGAATACAACTCCACCACCGCTAGTGCCCCATACGTCACCATCAACGCTGCAAAGCATACTGCAAGCAGCATTCTCATCGCAGACTTCGACTGCCGCGCAAACCCTGCGAACCAACTCCCGCGTACCCACGTCATCCACCGATGCACATCATCCTCTCCCCACGTCATCATCTCTCGCTTGACCGTTGGTTCCAGTCCCAACCCCCTAACCACCACTGCCGCGAGCCGCGGCAACGGCGCAGAAACCAACACGATTCTCCGCTCCGGCCAGGCGATGTCGCGCAGCGTAAGTGGAAGCAGACCCATGACCAGCGCCGTGGCGCCGAACTGCTGTTTGCGCGCCTCGTCAGCGGGCTCAAGGGTGCAGATGGCAGCTTTCCAGCAGAAAGATGAGCGTTTGCCGCCGGAGTAGAAGTTAAACCATGGGGTGAACGGGGAGTAGACGATGTCGTCTGGATGAGGGCAAGGCGCGGTGTCGTTGGCCGGGATCCGCTCATAGGCAGAGGCCAGAGGAAGGCCGAGGCCAAGTAGAAGTGGGAAGAAGTATCTGAGGTGCATCGCTTTCTCGGAAGGTAGATTGTAGGCTATTAGACCGATTCAGTTCGATCTCAGCAAGGTGGGAAACAAGGGAATACGATTTCCCGTGTTTTTGGGGGCGACAGCGATGAAAGAGAGACAAAAGGAAAACACGGATGCATCGTCTCTGTAGGGGATGCGGAAGGATTTTAAATCACTTTTGGTGTGTGTTTTTTTCCCCAGCCGCGCTTCTACatgttttttattttttcctcACAAGGCCAGCCTTTCGCTAGGTACCCAACAGGTGAAGTGATTGGGTGCTTGGGCAAAGGTTTATCATTATTTTGACACCATCACCCCTGTCATCGGGTGCAGATTGGGGGCCAGATACGGCCCGGCCACCCAAACAGAGCGCAATGTCTTTTGGTCAAGTGGGGGACTAAATGCCCTGCAAAAACGGCGCGAAAAAAAGACAGCTCAGCCTGAAGGAGCGGGCAACTTGAGTGAAGCATGGCTCCCGAGAGCTAGGATCTCACCTCTAGCAGGCAAGATCTGAGAAGCTATCATGGGCCGAAGCCGGTGGATGAACTCGCACGACCAAAGTGTAGCTCTAGCCAAGAAGGAGTGCTTGgggaaaggaaagggaagACAGAAGAGAAGGGGAAGCAAAGAGATAAAGATGTGACGACGCGCATGACAGTTGGCGTGCTAAACAGGTGGGCTGGAGCTTAAGCGAGAGGCTGAAAGGCGGGAAACTCAGGCCAGGGCCCGGGAGTCTGAGCACCCTATTGGGCCCAAGTTCCAACCCCTACCACGAGCTTACTACAAGAGGAACAAAAGGCTGCGAGTGATGAAGTGAAAGCTAACTGAAACAGACACGGTAAGTTGAAAGGGGTTAAGGTGGCTCACCACTCAACGAGCCAAACCACTCAACGAGCCAAATTTTCGCACCATCAAATTTCTTCAACGCTCAACTTCATTATGCAATAGCATGGTCAACAATGAAGCAATTAagcttgcaattgaagatcttgaattgcaAGAGACTCCAAATTACAGTGTGACTGTGAAAAAATATTCACTCAGCTGAGAGACCCTGCGCTGGCGGCATCAAGGCCTACAAGTTGATTGCCATGAAGCAACCTCCAGACATAAGAAGAAGCTCACCAATATACAGGAGGATGAGCTCCTAGagtatataaacaagctctgtGACTGCGGCCTTGCTCCTACGCCTCAAATCCTTTGAAATATTGTGCAAGAGATGATGGGAGAGGACATGGGAATCAACTGGGTGACATGGTTTTGTGAGCGCCACAAGGACAAGATCAAGACTGTTtatctcaagctgcttgacAAGAATAGACAGGTAGCAGATAATTACCACTGCTTTCAGCACTTCTATAGCCTTGTAATTTGatgcttttttttgcttctttgcaagTGCAGTTGTTGAATTTGGCTAACTTGTTGAGTGCTTGCACTGCTGCATTTAGTTGAGTGAGAAAATCAGCCAGTATAATATTACACTGGAAAACACATACAACTTTGATG includes:
- a CDS encoding uncharacterized protein (SECRETED:SignalP(1-20)~EggNog:ENOG410PVJ5~TransMembrane:3 (n6-15c20/21o163-185i197-216o251-278i)); protein product: MHLRYFFPLLLGLGLPLASAYERIPANDTAPCPHPDDIVYSPFTPWFNFYSGGKRSSFCWKAAICTLEPADEARKQQFGATALVMGLLPLTLRDIAWPERRIVLVSAPLPRLAAVVVRGLGLEPTVKREMMTWGEDDVHRWMTWVRGSWFAGFARQSKSAMRMLLAVCFAALMVTYGALAVVELYSKGSALGCTYPVFAVTWCITGVLPAIVHTLFESWRRRKDVNGQTKTGRPSAVQGVDEAWPVQLSWAIYYTAGTLIYTSIMAVTVLELFVWVAIQLCVTAASKLLALYICISLRDPVEDDATLDLSAATENGGPLKADR